The following coding sequences are from one bacterium window:
- a CDS encoding SDR family oxidoreductase yields MKYLVTGGAGFIGSNIVEGLVKRGDSVRVLDNFSTGKRSNLLPFLEQIELIEGDIRSYHIVREAVSEIDVVLHQAALPSVPRSIRDPITTNEVNVAGTLNILDAAKEAKVKRVVFASSSSVYGDNPELPKHEGLQVNPLSPYAVSKLGGEYYCKVFSQLYGLETVCLRYFNVFGPKQDPDSQYSAVIPIFIAAIVNDKQPLIYGDGNQSRDFTFVANVVQANILAATIDCPSGIAVNCACHEQTTLNQLVKAINEILGKDIAPLYHPERAGDIKHSFADISSAEKELGFKPAVNFEAGLKQTIEWFTNSYNSKVK; encoded by the coding sequence ATGAAGTATTTAGTTACCGGAGGAGCCGGGTTTATAGGTTCCAATATTGTAGAGGGATTGGTAAAACGTGGTGACTCTGTGCGCGTGCTTGATAATTTTTCTACAGGCAAAAGGAGTAACTTATTGCCTTTTTTAGAACAAATCGAACTGATAGAAGGAGATATTCGTAGTTACCATATCGTACGTGAGGCTGTTAGTGAAATAGATGTTGTTTTGCATCAAGCAGCCTTGCCATCTGTTCCGAGGTCGATTAGAGATCCTATAACGACAAATGAAGTGAATGTTGCAGGAACCTTGAATATTCTTGATGCTGCAAAAGAAGCAAAAGTGAAAAGAGTTGTTTTTGCATCGTCTTCTTCTGTTTATGGGGATAATCCTGAGTTACCGAAACACGAAGGCTTACAAGTTAATCCTTTATCGCCGTATGCAGTATCGAAATTAGGGGGGGAGTACTATTGTAAGGTATTCTCGCAACTTTATGGTTTAGAAACAGTTTGCTTACGTTATTTCAATGTATTTGGCCCCAAGCAAGATCCGGATTCACAGTATTCAGCTGTGATTCCAATTTTCATAGCTGCCATAGTGAATGATAAACAACCTTTAATATATGGAGATGGCAATCAAAGTAGAGATTTTACTTTTGTTGCAAATGTTGTACAAGCTAATATACTTGCGGCCACTATTGATTGCCCTTCGGGGATTGCTGTGAATTGTGCGTGCCATGAACAAACTACACTTAATCAATTAGTAAAAGCCATTAATGAAATCTTGGGAAAGGATATAGCACCTTTGTATCACCCCGAACGTGCTGGAGATATAAAACACTCATTTGCTGATATTTCTTCTGCTGAAAAAGAATTAGGTTTCAAACCGGCTGTTAATTTTGAAGCTGGGTTAAAACAAACAATTGAATGGTTTACTAATTCTTACAACTCAAAAGTGAAATAG
- a CDS encoding GDP-L-fucose synthase produces MQKDSKIYIAGHEGLVGSAILRTLGRQGFMNLLFRTRAELDLGHQQNVRAFFEAEKPEYVFVAAAKVGGIQANNSYPAEFIYQNLVIQNNIIHSSYTTNVKKLCFLGSSCIYPKHAARPIKEEYLLTGSLEQTNQPYAIAKIAGIELIKSYNRQYGTKYISVMPTNLYGPNDNFDLQNSHVMPALIRKFVEGQSNKTNTVTLWGSGKPRREFLYVDDLADACVYLMENYEDNEILNIGTGEDITILELAEMIKKEVGFTGKLDFDLTKPDGTTQKLLDVSKIHSLGWKHKVDLQEGIRKTIDWFRNFQKKLGV; encoded by the coding sequence TTGCAAAAAGATTCAAAGATATATATAGCGGGGCACGAAGGTTTGGTAGGTTCAGCTATTCTTCGCACATTGGGTAGGCAAGGGTTTATGAACTTATTGTTTCGCACGCGCGCAGAACTTGATCTTGGGCATCAACAAAATGTTAGAGCTTTTTTTGAAGCAGAAAAGCCTGAATATGTATTCGTTGCTGCTGCTAAAGTTGGTGGTATACAGGCCAATAATTCCTATCCCGCTGAATTTATCTATCAAAATTTAGTTATTCAAAACAACATCATTCACTCTTCATATACTACCAATGTTAAAAAGCTTTGTTTCCTAGGGAGTTCTTGTATCTATCCGAAACATGCTGCACGACCGATAAAAGAAGAGTATCTGCTTACGGGGTCGTTGGAGCAAACTAACCAGCCGTATGCCATTGCAAAGATTGCCGGAATTGAGTTGATCAAATCTTATAATAGACAATATGGCACCAAATATATATCTGTGATGCCGACCAATCTATATGGTCCAAACGATAATTTTGATCTGCAAAATTCACATGTAATGCCGGCATTGATCAGAAAATTTGTTGAAGGTCAGTCAAATAAAACAAACACTGTAACCCTTTGGGGATCAGGTAAACCTCGGCGTGAATTTTTGTACGTTGATGATTTAGCGGATGCCTGCGTATATCTGATGGAGAATTATGAGGACAATGAAATCCTAAATATTGGAACTGGCGAAGATATTACGATTCTTGAATTGGCAGAAATGATAAAAAAAGAAGTTGGATTTACTGGAAAGTTGGATTTTGATCTCACTAAACCGGACGGGACAACACAAAAACTTCTCGATGTTTCAAAGATCCATTCGTTGGGCTGGAAACACAAAGTTGATTTACAAGAAGGTATCCGGAAAACAATAGACTGGTTTAGGAATTTTCAAAAAAAACTGGGTGTTTGA
- the gmd gene encoding GDP-mannose 4,6-dehydratase — MKHSKVKTALITGVTGQDGSYLAELLLKKGYNVHGVIRRSSSFNTGRIDHLYNDSNLIGKRFFLHYGDVTDTSNINRLLEKIQPNEIYNLAAQSHVKVSFEVPEYTSEVDAIGTLRFLDAIRETGIETKFYQASTSELYGKVIEIPQDENTPFYPRSPYGVSKIYGYWIVINYREAYNIFACNGILFNHESPRRGETFVSRKITMAAARIKLGLQDKLVLGNLDAQRDWGYAPEYVEGMWRMLQRDVAEEFVLATGETHKVREFVDVAFNELGMNLIWDGQGINEKAYWNDKNIVEVDVKYFRPTEVDILVGNPIKAKQKLNWEAGTKFHDLARLMVKSDYELVKKRGL, encoded by the coding sequence GTGAAGCATAGCAAAGTAAAAACAGCGTTAATTACAGGTGTTACCGGGCAAGACGGCTCATATTTAGCTGAACTCCTTTTGAAAAAAGGGTATAATGTTCATGGTGTTATTCGTCGCAGCAGTTCATTCAACACCGGAAGGATTGATCATCTATATAATGATTCAAACCTTATTGGAAAACGATTCTTTCTCCACTACGGCGACGTTACAGATACCAGTAACATCAACAGGCTTTTGGAAAAAATTCAACCAAATGAGATATATAATCTTGCAGCTCAGAGCCACGTAAAAGTCTCATTCGAGGTTCCGGAATATACTTCCGAGGTAGATGCCATTGGAACACTACGTTTTCTTGATGCTATTCGTGAAACTGGAATCGAGACTAAGTTCTATCAAGCATCCACAAGCGAACTTTATGGGAAAGTAATTGAAATTCCTCAAGATGAAAATACTCCGTTTTATCCCAGAAGTCCATATGGTGTCTCTAAAATTTATGGCTATTGGATAGTTATTAATTATCGTGAAGCATACAACATTTTTGCATGCAACGGTATTTTGTTTAATCACGAATCGCCACGGCGCGGAGAGACTTTTGTTTCCCGTAAGATTACTATGGCTGCAGCAAGAATTAAGCTTGGTTTACAGGATAAACTTGTTTTAGGGAATTTAGATGCGCAACGAGATTGGGGCTATGCTCCGGAATATGTTGAGGGGATGTGGCGTATGCTTCAACGAGATGTTGCAGAGGAGTTTGTTTTGGCGACTGGCGAGACCCACAAAGTGAGGGAGTTTGTTGATGTTGCCTTTAATGAACTTGGAATGAATTTGATTTGGGATGGTCAAGGTATCAATGAAAAAGCTTATTGGAATGATAAAAATATAGTAGAAGTGGATGTGAAATATTTTCGACCAACCGAAGTTGATATTTTAGTTGGAAATCCAATAAAGGCTAAACAAAAACTGAATTGGGAGGCCGGAACAAAATTTCATGATCTTGCACGATTAATGGTCAAGTCAGATTATGAACTTGTGAAAAAACGGGGACTTTAA